The following are encoded together in the Chiloscyllium plagiosum isolate BGI_BamShark_2017 chromosome 1, ASM401019v2, whole genome shotgun sequence genome:
- the LOC122549194 gene encoding granzyme A-like translates to MKSLQHTLFVSLVIFSLSPTYNGAEIIGGNEVKPHSKPYMASIQFYNKTLKSYLHNCGGALIRNKWILTAAHCEWMGRVQVVLGAHSLSQNEKSQQKIQVKKQYPHPQFNRRTTQNDIMLLELSSEAKINKYVNLLKLPNDKKTDVKPGTSCKVAGWGITSIYSKSPSDTLQQVKLKVIDRCICNSEEYYNRKPVVTKDMICVGDSKAQRDSCNGDSGGPLICNKKYKGIVSYGRGCADPKKPGIYTLISKKYLDWIAKIIGVQVFNMTTVEDVESPADTLFYR, encoded by the exons ATAATGGTGCAGAAATTATTGGAGGCAATGAAGTTAAACCCCATTCAAAACCCTATATGGCATCTATTCAATTTTATAACAAGACACTGAAGAGTTATTTGCATAATTGTGGAGGGGCTTTGATCAGAAATAAATGGATACTGACAGCAGCACACTGTGAATG GATGGGACGTGTTCAAGTTGTTCTTGGAGCCCATTCTTTGTCACAAAATGAGAAAAGTCAACAAAAAATTCAGGTCAAGAAGCAGTATCCCCATCCACAGTTTAACAGAAGAACTACACAAAATGACATCATGCTACTTGAA CTGTCCAGTGAAGCAAAAATCAACAAATATGTCAATTTGCTCAAACTACCAAATGACAAGAAAACAGACGTGAAACCTGGAACTTCCTGCAAGGTGGCAGGATGGGGAATAACGTCTATATACTCCAAGTCTCCATCTGACACACTTCAACAAGTGAAGCTGAAAGTAATAGATCGGTGTATATGCAACAGTGAGGAGTACTACAATCGTAAACCTGTAGTAACCAAGGACATGATCTGTGTTGGTGACAGCAAAGCCCAAAGAGACTCATGCAAT GGTGATTCAGGCGGTCCTTTAATTTGCAACAAGAAATACAAAGGCATTGTGTCATACGGCCGAGGATGTGCAGATCCCAAAAAGCCTGGGATTTACACTCTCATATCAAAGAAATACCTTGACTGGATTGCAAAAATAATTGGTGTGCAAGTTTTCAATATGACCACTGTTGAGGATGTTGAGAGTCCCGCCGACACTCTGTTTTACCGTTAA